One Thomasclavelia spiroformis DSM 1552 DNA window includes the following coding sequences:
- a CDS encoding cation-translocating P-type ATPase, translating to MLSGAVLCSNAKLIAPEKDSINGRYTVLGDPTEACLEVVARKGKIDLDKLNSYYPRILELPFESRRKRMTTIHQLKEPFEGSQRIAFVKGSPKEVMELCTHCFQGKARAISDEDRINIMKANDMYAREGLRVLAVAYRTLKPQDKDLPSSIRDYSPEVIEKDLTFLGLIAMQDPPRKEVKEAVELCHSAGIKIVMITGDYGLTAESIARKIGIIRSNDAKIISGVELSNMNDEELKEVLKGEVVFARMAPDQKYRIVCALQEMGNIVAVTGDGVNDSPALKKADIGVAMGITGTDVAKEAADMILTDDNFASIVKAIEEGRAVYNNIRKFLRYIFDSNTPEAAAPALYLFSGGLVPMPLTIMQILTIDIGTDMIPALGLGAELPEDNIMNQPPRKVNERLLNKKVILVGFIWYGLLITLFALGGYFLVNYLNGWPQKPLAMEGSTIYYKATTMMLVGVVFAQMGMVMNNRTESESVFKRGIFTNKYINLGLVVEFLILIAIIYIPILNNVFNTSPIGIIEWLYALPIPFVVFAIEELRKKIIRNRHKRKGVKK from the coding sequence TTGTTAAGTGGTGCTGTTTTATGTTCGAATGCAAAATTAATCGCACCTGAAAAAGATAGTATCAATGGACGCTATACTGTTTTAGGGGATCCAACTGAGGCATGTTTAGAAGTTGTTGCTCGAAAAGGAAAAATAGATTTGGATAAGTTAAATAGTTATTATCCCCGAATTTTAGAATTACCATTTGAATCGAGAAGAAAGAGGATGACAACTATTCATCAGTTGAAAGAACCATTTGAAGGTAGTCAGCGAATTGCTTTTGTTAAAGGGTCACCAAAAGAAGTAATGGAATTATGTACTCATTGTTTTCAAGGAAAAGCCAGAGCAATTAGTGATGAAGATCGTATAAATATTATGAAGGCTAATGATATGTATGCTCGCGAAGGTTTAAGAGTATTAGCAGTTGCGTATCGAACATTAAAACCTCAGGATAAAGATTTACCAAGTTCAATTAGAGATTATAGTCCAGAAGTAATTGAAAAAGATTTAACATTTTTGGGTTTAATTGCAATGCAAGATCCACCTCGAAAAGAAGTGAAAGAGGCAGTAGAATTATGTCACAGTGCGGGTATTAAAATAGTTATGATCACAGGTGATTATGGATTAACAGCAGAAAGTATTGCACGTAAAATTGGAATCATCAGAAGTAATGATGCAAAAATTATTTCAGGTGTAGAATTAAGTAACATGAATGATGAAGAGCTAAAAGAAGTACTTAAAGGTGAAGTTGTTTTTGCTCGAATGGCACCAGATCAAAAATATCGAATTGTTTGTGCTTTACAGGAAATGGGAAATATTGTTGCTGTTACTGGAGATGGTGTTAATGATTCACCAGCTTTAAAGAAAGCAGATATTGGTGTTGCAATGGGAATTACTGGAACTGATGTTGCTAAAGAAGCTGCTGATATGATTTTAACTGATGATAATTTTGCATCAATTGTAAAAGCAATTGAAGAAGGAAGAGCAGTATATAATAATATTCGAAAATTCTTACGTTATATTTTTGATAGTAATACTCCAGAAGCGGCCGCACCAGCATTATATTTATTTTCGGGTGGTTTAGTGCCAATGCCACTTACAATTATGCAAATTTTAACAATTGATATTGGTACTGATATGATTCCTGCACTAGGTTTAGGTGCTGAACTTCCAGAAGATAATATTATGAATCAACCACCTCGTAAGGTTAATGAACGTTTACTTAATAAAAAAGTTATTTTAGTAGGTTTTATATGGTATGGATTATTAATCACATTATTTGCTTTAGGGGGATATTTCTTAGTTAATTACTTAAATGGTTGGCCTCAAAAACCGCTAGCAATGGAAGGTAGTACAATTTATTATAAAGCAACAACAATGATGTTAGTTGGAGTTGTATTTGCTCAAATGGGAATGGTAATGAATAACCGTACTGAAAGTGAATCTGTATTTAAACGTGGTATTTTTACAAATAAATATATTAATTTAGGACTAGTCGTTGAATTTTTGATTTTGATAGCAATAATATATATTCCTATATTAAATAATGTATTTAATACATCACCAATTGGAATAATCGAATGGCTTTATGCATTACCAATACCTTTTGTAGTTTTTGCAATTGAAGAATTAAGAAAAAAAATAATTAGAAATAGACATAAAAGAAAGGGTGTAAAAAAATGA
- a CDS encoding ABC transporter ATP-binding protein, translating to MLELKNVSVIFNEGTVNEKVALSDINLKLNTGDFVTIIGSNGAGKSTLFQAISGAVETKSGSILLNDRDITFEPEYKRSRVIGRLFQDPLKGTAPNMTIEENLHLSNQRGKHFSLSLMSHRYRDTFKKALKELDLGLEDRLETKVGLLSGGQRQALTLLMATLVTPELLLLDEHTAALDPKTAEKVLELSKKIVNENNITTLMITHNMEDALKYGNKTMIMKDGKIIALIEGEKREKMTVDELIHLYSTSANAYSDKVLLR from the coding sequence ATGTTGGAACTAAAGAATGTTTCTGTTATTTTTAATGAAGGAACTGTTAATGAAAAAGTTGCTCTTAGTGATATTAATTTAAAATTAAATACTGGTGATTTTGTTACGATTATTGGAAGTAATGGAGCGGGGAAATCGACATTATTTCAAGCTATTTCAGGAGCAGTAGAAACAAAAAGTGGATCAATTTTATTAAATGATCGAGATATTACATTTGAACCTGAGTATAAACGTTCTCGAGTGATTGGAAGATTATTCCAAGATCCATTAAAAGGAACAGCTCCTAATATGACAATTGAAGAAAATCTTCATCTTTCTAATCAACGTGGTAAACATTTTAGCTTAAGTTTAATGTCACATCGTTATCGTGATACTTTTAAAAAAGCTTTAAAGGAATTAGATTTAGGATTAGAAGATCGTTTGGAAACAAAAGTAGGGTTATTATCAGGTGGGCAAAGACAGGCACTTACATTATTGATGGCTACTTTAGTAACTCCTGAGCTACTTTTACTAGATGAACATACGGCTGCTTTAGATCCTAAAACAGCTGAAAAAGTATTAGAATTATCTAAAAAGATAGTAAATGAAAATAATATTACTACATTGATGATTACTCATAATATGGAAGATGCTTTAAAATATGGAAATAAAACAATGATTATGAAAGATGGGAAAATTATAGCTTTGATTGAAGGTGAAAAAAGAGAAAAGATGACTGTTGATGAATTAATTCATCTATACTCCACTTCAGCTAATGCATATAGTGACAAAGTGTTATTAAGATAG
- the bcp gene encoding thioredoxin-dependent thiol peroxidase: MLEIGKKAPDFTLLNQDNESMSLSDFKGKKVILYFYPRDNTPGCTKQACGFGELYPNFVEHGVEIIGISKDSVVSHKRFKDKYQLPFILLSDPELEAIKAYDVWKEKNMYGKKVMGVVRTTYLIDEDGMIIKAFEKVKAANNPQNMLKEIEE; encoded by the coding sequence ATGTTAGAAATTGGAAAAAAAGCACCTGATTTTACATTATTAAATCAGGATAATGAAAGTATGTCATTAAGTGATTTTAAAGGAAAAAAAGTTATTTTATATTTTTATCCTAGAGATAATACACCTGGATGTACTAAACAAGCATGTGGTTTTGGAGAGTTATATCCAAACTTTGTCGAACATGGGGTAGAGATTATTGGAATAAGTAAAGATAGTGTAGTTTCACATAAGCGTTTTAAAGATAAGTATCAGTTGCCATTTATTTTGTTATCAGATCCAGAATTAGAAGCTATTAAAGCATATGATGTTTGGAAAGAGAAAAATATGTATGGAAAAAAAGTGATGGGAGTTGTAAGAACTACATACTTAATTGATGAAGATGGTATGATTATAAAAGCTTTTGAAAAGGTTAAAGCTGCCAATAATCCGCAAAATATGTTAAAAGAAATAGAAGAATAA
- the abc-f gene encoding ribosomal protection-like ABC-F family protein gives MGLLEVKNLTFGYDNQTENVFDNISFKIDTNWKLGLIGRNGKGKTTLLNLFCGNYDYQGEITQNYLFDYFPFLIKDENLKTIDIIDNILDDYQLWEVERELSLFAVDLIVLDQMFSTLSKGEQTKVLLAVLFLKPHDIVLIDEPTNHLDYHGRKILSNYLRKKKGFILVSHDRNFLDSCIDHVLVINRTSIEVIKGNFSLWYELKNNQDELEIQKNKHLKKDIKRLKTAAKQNESWSHKVEATKSARVSGEKGDRGFIGHKAAKMMQRSKNVEIVEKLKIAPLVYSKKCLCYLENIKIIYDNRAIVENVSFSINRHERINLVGKNGSGKSSIIKLIMGGNIEYEGKINIGSNLKIAYLSQDDSNLSGSLDDYARNNDLDLSLFKTILRKIDFSRELFLQDISTYSKGQKKKVMLAGVLCQSAHLYILDEPLNYLDIFTRMQIQELLLSFDATVLFVEHDQYFCDNVATKKVLI, from the coding sequence ATGGGATTATTAGAAGTAAAGAATTTGACATTTGGTTATGATAATCAAACTGAAAATGTGTTTGATAATATTAGTTTTAAAATCGATACTAATTGGAAGTTAGGTTTAATTGGCAGAAATGGTAAAGGAAAAACAACTTTATTAAATTTGTTTTGTGGTAATTATGATTATCAAGGAGAGATTACACAAAATTATTTATTTGATTATTTTCCTTTTTTAATCAAAGATGAGAATTTAAAAACAATTGATATTATTGATAATATTTTAGATGATTATCAATTATGGGAAGTTGAAAGAGAATTGTCTTTATTTGCTGTTGATTTAATTGTTTTAGATCAAATGTTTTCAACTTTATCTAAAGGTGAACAAACTAAAGTACTTTTAGCTGTTTTATTTTTAAAACCACATGATATCGTTTTGATTGATGAACCTACTAATCATTTAGACTATCATGGAAGAAAGATTTTAAGTAATTATTTAAGAAAAAAGAAAGGCTTTATTTTAGTAAGTCATGATCGTAATTTTTTAGATAGTTGTATTGATCATGTACTTGTAATTAATCGAACTAGTATAGAGGTAATAAAAGGAAATTTTTCGCTTTGGTATGAGTTAAAAAATAATCAAGATGAATTAGAAATTCAAAAAAATAAACATTTAAAAAAAGATATAAAAAGATTAAAAACAGCAGCAAAACAAAATGAAAGTTGGTCACATAAAGTAGAAGCAACGAAAAGTGCTCGTGTATCTGGTGAAAAAGGTGATAGAGGTTTTATTGGGCATAAAGCTGCTAAAATGATGCAACGCTCAAAAAATGTTGAAATTGTTGAAAAATTAAAAATAGCACCATTAGTTTATTCTAAAAAATGCTTATGTTATTTAGAGAATATTAAAATAATTTATGACAATCGAGCAATTGTTGAAAATGTAAGTTTTAGTATAAATCGTCATGAACGAATTAATTTAGTAGGTAAAAATGGTTCTGGAAAATCAAGTATTATTAAATTGATTATGGGTGGAAATATTGAATATGAAGGTAAAATTAATATTGGATCTAATTTAAAAATTGCGTATTTGTCGCAAGATGACAGCAATTTATCAGGTAGTTTGGATGATTATGCCAGAAATAATGATTTGGATCTTAGTTTATTCAAAACGATTTTACGTAAAATAGATTTTTCTCGAGAGTTATTTTTACAAGATATTAGTACTTATAGTAAAGGACAAAAAAAGAAAGTAATGTTAGCTGGAGTTTTATGTCAATCTGCACACTTATATATTTTGGATGAGCCATTAAATTATTTAGATATTTTTACAAGAATGCAAATTCAAGAGCTGTTATTATCTTTCGATGCTACAGTTTTATTTGTGGAGCATGATCAATATTTTTGTGATAATGTTGCTACTAAAAAAGTATTAATATAA
- a CDS encoding ABC transporter permease, producing MSQVVILGALELGGIFAVLSLGLYISYKVLNIPDLTVDGSFTLGTAISAVFTMNSMPYLGILASFVFGLFAGMVTGLLITKLKIMPLLSGILTMTGLYSINLMIMNNTPTISLFDQTTIFSSLDTITPYSKLIVIYVIVILIVIILNLFLKTQLGLSLRACGDNEAMVRASSIDTDKMKVLGLALANGFVSMSGAIFAQHQSFADVNSGIGMMVIGLASIIVGMTFIKKEKIIFQLIAVVFGAIFYRAILTVALQLGLPSGYLKLLSAILVVIAIASTNGAFKRKKRRK from the coding sequence ATGAGTCAAGTAGTTATTTTAGGAGCATTAGAATTAGGAGGAATATTTGCTGTTTTATCACTAGGTTTATATATTAGTTATAAAGTGTTAAATATTCCGGATTTAACAGTTGATGGAAGTTTTACTTTAGGAACAGCTATAAGTGCTGTATTTACGATGAATTCAATGCCATATCTTGGTATACTAGCTTCGTTTGTTTTTGGACTTTTTGCAGGAATGGTAACTGGGTTATTGATTACAAAGTTGAAAATTATGCCATTATTATCAGGAATTCTTACAATGACTGGTTTGTATTCAATCAATTTGATGATTATGAATAATACACCAACCATTTCTTTGTTTGATCAAACTACTATTTTTAGTAGTTTAGATACTATTACGCCATATAGTAAGTTAATTGTTATTTATGTTATTGTAATTTTAATAGTTATTATTTTGAATTTATTTTTAAAAACACAATTAGGATTATCACTTCGAGCTTGTGGAGATAATGAAGCCATGGTTAGAGCTAGTTCGATTGATACTGATAAAATGAAAGTATTGGGATTAGCGCTTGCTAATGGTTTTGTTTCAATGAGTGGAGCAATATTTGCGCAACACCAAAGTTTTGCTGATGTTAATAGTGGTATTGGGATGATGGTTATTGGTCTTGCAAGTATTATTGTGGGAATGACCTTCATTAAAAAGGAGAAGATTATTTTTCAATTGATAGCAGTTGTTTTTGGAGCTATTTTCTATCGAGCAATTTTGACTGTTGCTTTACAGTTAGGTTTACCTTCAGGATATTTAAAATTACTTTCAGCTATACTGGTTGTTATTGCAATTGCTTCAACAAATGGAGCATTTAAAAGGAAAAAAAGGAGAAAATAG
- a CDS encoding cation-translocating P-type ATPase codes for MNMNKNNKFNDHQIMYLTPVEAYTLMNSSMEGLSEVQVKERIEKYGKNEIASKKETPMIKKLFSNFTSLMALLLWGSGLLAILSGTIELGIAIFCVNLINGFFSFFQEFKAEKATNALQKMMPSYARVVRNGKEVKILAEEIVPGDIMILEEGDRICGDARILRCSDFQVDQSTLTGESNPIRKNFEALKEEVSYLEAENMIFTGTTVASGTCHCVVVATGMNSEFGKIADLTQNTEKTLSPLQKELNVLTKQIAIIALSIGIAFMLIAIFIIKDPLLESFIFALGMIVAFIPEGLLPAVTLSLALSVQRMAKENALVKKLSAVETLGCTNVICSDKTGTLTQNEMTVNHLWTVDCQMDVSGEGYAPIGKIYNGNQEIDAKKVIV; via the coding sequence ATGAATATGAATAAAAATAATAAATTTAATGATCATCAAATAATGTACCTGACACCTGTTGAAGCTTATACTTTAATGAATAGTAGCATGGAAGGTTTATCAGAAGTTCAAGTAAAAGAACGAATTGAAAAGTATGGTAAAAATGAAATAGCTAGTAAAAAAGAAACACCGATGATTAAAAAATTATTTTCAAATTTTACTAGCTTAATGGCATTACTTTTATGGGGTAGTGGTTTACTTGCAATTTTGTCAGGAACTATAGAATTAGGAATAGCAATTTTTTGTGTAAATTTAATTAATGGATTTTTTTCTTTTTTTCAAGAATTTAAAGCTGAAAAGGCAACCAATGCATTGCAAAAAATGATGCCTTCATATGCTCGTGTTGTTAGAAATGGTAAAGAAGTAAAAATTTTAGCAGAAGAAATTGTTCCTGGTGATATAATGATTTTAGAAGAAGGTGATCGTATTTGCGGGGATGCAAGAATTTTGCGTTGTAGTGATTTTCAAGTTGATCAATCTACTTTGACAGGAGAAAGTAACCCAATTAGAAAAAATTTTGAAGCTTTAAAAGAAGAAGTTTCATACCTTGAAGCTGAAAATATGATTTTTACAGGTACAACAGTTGCTTCAGGAACATGTCATTGTGTCGTTGTTGCTACTGGGATGAATAGTGAATTTGGAAAAATTGCTGATTTAACACAAAATACTGAAAAAACATTATCACCTTTACAAAAGGAATTGAATGTTTTAACAAAGCAAATAGCAATTATTGCTTTAAGCATAGGAATAGCCTTTATGTTAATTGCAATTTTTATTATCAAAGATCCCTTATTAGAATCATTTATTTTTGCTTTGGGTATGATCGTTGCTTTTATTCCTGAAGGGTTATTACCAGCTGTTACATTATCATTAGCCTTATCAGTACAACGAATGGCTAAAGAAAATGCATTAGTTAAAAAATTATCTGCAGTTGAAACATTAGGATGTACTAATGTTATATGTTCTGATAAAACAGGAACATTAACTCAAAATGAAATGACGGTTAATCATTTATGGACAGTTGATTGTCAAATGGATGTTAGTGGTGAAGGATATGCACCAATAGGAAAAATTTATAATGGTAATCAAGAAATAGATGCTAAAAAAGTAATAGTTTAA
- a CDS encoding LexA family protein, translating to MTGQRIKKLRKEKGLTQEQLGNLLGVKKSAIAKYENNRVENLKKETIQKLSEIFEVPATYFLGIDETNQPTITNSITIPLYNDISCGTGIFVDDNIDEYIALPESLLTLNKEYFCQYASGDSMIDENINPGDLIVFEKCNHLKNGDIGCFTLEDNIATCKKFYQDDDNQCIILQPANSSYSPLIINYENQNGFRIIGKLSLVINKR from the coding sequence ATGACTGGGCAACGAATTAAAAAATTACGTAAAGAAAAAGGTTTGACCCAAGAACAATTAGGCAATCTTTTAGGAGTCAAAAAATCTGCTATCGCTAAATATGAAAATAATCGTGTCGAAAACTTAAAAAAAGAAACAATTCAAAAACTATCAGAAATATTTGAAGTTCCAGCAACTTATTTTTTAGGCATTGATGAAACTAATCAGCCAACTATAACTAATTCTATTACAATCCCTTTATATAACGATATTAGCTGTGGAACTGGTATTTTTGTTGATGATAATATCGATGAATACATTGCCTTACCAGAATCATTATTAACTTTAAATAAAGAATATTTTTGTCAATATGCTAGTGGTGATAGTATGATCGATGAAAATATTAATCCTGGTGATTTAATTGTTTTTGAAAAATGTAATCATTTAAAAAATGGAGATATTGGTTGCTTTACTTTAGAAGATAACATAGCAACATGTAAGAAATTTTATCAAGATGATGATAACCAATGTATTATTTTGCAACCAGCTAATTCTAGCTATTCTCCTCTTATCATTAATTATGAAAATCAAAATGGATTTAGAATAATTGGTAAATTAAGTCTAGTTATTAATAAAAGATAA
- a CDS encoding PTS sugar transporter subunit IIB, whose product MDEFYLEINSIFYLKWIVNQGKKYNLKIKFENDNEDTIIIKYNDIEAMIKYYGDGIFEQKIINCLNNDVVFYLHFKLKYLNHAIKLFEDMIDCIFEVANRPFVSILLCCSGGLTTTLFASKMMELAKLNKLSYQITATGYSRLQDIAKDYDIIMLAPQISYLLPQVEVLLPGKDVVVIPTKIFAMNDFSGALMIINELLENKEKN is encoded by the coding sequence ATGGATGAGTTTTATCTGGAAATTAATTCAATATTTTATCTTAAATGGATTGTGAACCAGGGAAAAAAATATAATTTGAAAATTAAATTTGAAAATGATAATGAGGATACGATTATTATAAAATACAATGATATTGAAGCAATGATTAAATATTATGGTGATGGAATATTTGAACAAAAGATAATTAATTGCTTGAATAATGATGTTGTTTTTTATTTACATTTTAAATTAAAATATTTAAATCATGCAATTAAACTTTTTGAAGATATGATCGATTGTATTTTTGAGGTAGCAAATCGTCCTTTTGTAAGTATTTTACTTTGTTGTAGTGGGGGATTAACAACAACGCTGTTTGCAAGTAAAATGATGGAGTTGGCTAAACTAAATAAATTATCTTATCAAATAACTGCTACTGGATATTCGAGATTACAAGATATTGCAAAAGATTATGATATTATTATGTTAGCACCGCAAATTAGTTATTTATTGCCTCAAGTGGAGGTACTTTTACCAGGAAAAGATGTCGTAGTGATTCCTACAAAAATATTTGCAATGAATGATTTTTCAGGTGCTTTAATGATAATAAATGAATTATTGGAAAATAAAGAGAAGAATTAA
- a CDS encoding HAD family hydrolase: MIKLIATDMDGTFLDSNKRFDFEFIDIFYELKKRDIKFVVASGNQYYRLFQKFVPLSEQIYFIAENGCFIAKGARQLYCNIIENEDLIKIKNVLANYKELVIVLCGRKGAYILNKNLKYKNEIIKYYCNYRFVDSFDDINDDIMKVSIYDQNEKINEIIKIVEKLLPDHIKIVTSGNAWMDIQNKNINKGIGMAFLQSLYNIKPEECMAFGDQMNDYELLQQVKYGYAMENAVDSIKEIAYQVIDSNDNQGVIRKIKEILEI, translated from the coding sequence ATGATAAAACTTATTGCTACTGATATGGATGGGACATTTCTTGATTCAAATAAAAGGTTTGATTTTGAATTTATAGATATATTTTATGAACTTAAAAAAAGAGATATTAAGTTTGTCGTTGCAAGTGGTAATCAATATTATCGCCTTTTTCAAAAATTTGTGCCACTTAGTGAACAAATATATTTTATTGCAGAAAATGGTTGTTTTATAGCTAAAGGAGCAAGACAGTTATACTGTAATATAATTGAAAATGAAGATTTAATAAAAATAAAAAATGTTTTAGCTAATTATAAAGAATTAGTAATTGTATTATGTGGTAGAAAAGGGGCATATATTTTAAATAAGAATCTTAAATATAAAAATGAAATTATAAAATATTATTGTAATTATCGTTTTGTCGATTCGTTTGATGATATTAATGATGATATTATGAAAGTATCGATATATGATCAAAATGAAAAAATTAATGAAATAATAAAAATTGTAGAAAAATTATTGCCTGATCATATTAAAATAGTTACTTCTGGAAATGCTTGGATGGATATCCAAAATAAAAATATCAATAAAGGAATAGGAATGGCTTTTTTACAATCATTATATAATATCAAACCTGAAGAATGTATGGCTTTTGGTGATCAAATGAATGATTATGAACTTTTACAACAAGTTAAATATGGGTATGCAATGGAAAATGCAGTTGATTCAATTAAAGAAATAGCTTACCAAGTTATTGATTCTAATGATAATCAAGGTGTTATTCGTAAAATAAAAGAAATATTGGAAATATAA
- a CDS encoding MATE family efflux transporter — MKQCINQISSICHLAWPAIVQEAMNVIVSYVDTAMVGALGASASAAVGLTSTVGWLITSIAIAFGIGILSVCAKAKGANDNLKVKRVSQQGLFITLIVGITLTIICLIIGPYLPTWLNGDEKIRGTASSYFMIISLPLLFRVTVLVLSSVLRSVSDMKTPMLISLYMNLINICLNFILIYPTRKIMGITVFGAGLGVNGAAIATAISFVAGGVMMFIRYYKNEIFEFYKTGFHFYKEEFLECLTIGIPIVLERGVICLGHITFSSLIAKLGVIQFAAHSIAIQAEQAFYIPGYGFQAAEATLVGNAIGEKSEHKVKEITYLICGITMVLMSICGIFLFIFAKQLMMIFTTDLKVIEIGARVLRIVSVSEPIYGILVILEGTFNGMGDTKAPFIFSLITMWGIRVLGTFIMINVFNLGVEFVWLMMVFDNVARCGLLLFRFLKGKWKYRIYL; from the coding sequence GTGAAACAATGCATAAATCAAATTAGTTCAATTTGTCACTTAGCTTGGCCAGCAATTGTTCAAGAGGCGATGAATGTAATAGTTTCTTATGTTGATACCGCCATGGTAGGAGCTTTAGGGGCTAGTGCTAGTGCTGCAGTTGGATTGACTTCTACAGTTGGGTGGTTGATTACTAGTATTGCAATTGCTTTTGGAATTGGAATTCTTTCGGTTTGTGCTAAGGCAAAAGGAGCTAATGATAATTTAAAAGTCAAGCGAGTTAGTCAGCAGGGGTTATTTATTACTTTGATTGTTGGAATAACTCTTACTATCATATGTTTGATTATTGGACCGTATTTACCTACGTGGTTAAATGGTGATGAAAAAATTAGAGGGACTGCTTCATCATATTTTATGATTATTTCATTACCGTTATTATTTCGCGTAACAGTTTTGGTTTTATCTTCAGTATTACGAAGTGTTAGTGATATGAAAACGCCGATGTTAATTAGCTTGTATATGAATTTGATTAATATTTGCTTGAATTTTATTTTAATTTATCCGACTCGTAAAATTATGGGAATAACTGTTTTTGGAGCGGGGTTAGGAGTTAATGGAGCAGCAATTGCAACGGCAATATCTTTTGTTGCTGGAGGAGTCATGATGTTTATTAGATATTATAAAAATGAAATATTTGAATTTTATAAAACTGGTTTTCATTTTTATAAAGAAGAATTTTTAGAATGTTTAACGATAGGGATACCGATTGTTTTGGAAAGAGGTGTTATTTGTTTAGGACATATTACATTTTCTTCATTGATTGCTAAACTTGGGGTTATTCAATTTGCTGCTCATTCGATTGCAATTCAAGCTGAGCAGGCATTTTATATTCCTGGATATGGTTTTCAAGCAGCTGAAGCAACTTTGGTTGGTAATGCTATAGGTGAAAAAAGTGAGCATAAAGTTAAAGAGATTACATATTTGATATGTGGAATAACAATGGTGTTGATGAGCATTTGTGGAATATTTTTATTTATTTTTGCAAAACAATTGATGATGATTTTTACGACGGATTTGAAGGTAATTGAGATAGGTGCAAGAGTATTAAGAATTGTTTCTGTATCAGAACCGATATATGGAATTTTAGTTATTCTTGAAGGAACATTTAATGGGATGGGAGACACTAAGGCGCCTTTTATTTTTTCATTGATTACGATGTGGGGAATTAGAGTATTGGGTACTTTTATAATGATCAATGTGTTTAATTTAGGAGTTGAATTTGTATGGTTGATGATGGTATTTGATAATGTTGCAAGATGTGGTTTATTGTTGTTTAGATTTTTAAAAGGAAAGTGGAAATATCGAATTTATCTTTAA
- a CDS encoding ABC transporter substrate-binding protein codes for MKKIFKLMVVCMLTLGVLTGCSNSSSDNLKEVAIIQYVEHTSLNTIKDAFDKQMEKLGYKQGENINYTFKNAQGDANIAPSIIQGFQASKKDCVVAIATPVAMSAAVMAKDTPVIFAAVTDPIGAGLTSSLEKPDKNITGTSDEIQVDKILSKALEVNPEMKTLGVIYNKGEANSVTNINKAKAFCEKNNITLVEGTISAVNEIQSAIDVLASKSDAIFAPNDNMVASAMDIVSKTCVDAKVPLYVGADSMVQDGGFLSVGINYEALGKETANMVDKVLKGDKVEDIPVKVFKDDLSIYVNKGILDQLEINLPDSIKNDKSYVEM; via the coding sequence ATGAAAAAAATATTTAAGTTGATGGTTGTATGTATGTTAACGTTAGGAGTTTTAACTGGATGTAGTAACAGTAGTAGTGATAATTTAAAAGAAGTAGCGATTATTCAATATGTTGAACATACTTCTTTAAATACAATTAAAGATGCTTTTGATAAGCAAATGGAAAAATTAGGATATAAACAAGGTGAAAATATTAATTATACATTTAAAAATGCTCAAGGTGATGCAAATATTGCACCTTCGATCATTCAAGGTTTTCAAGCTAGTAAAAAAGATTGTGTGGTAGCAATTGCTACTCCAGTTGCAATGTCAGCTGCAGTCATGGCTAAAGATACACCAGTTATTTTTGCGGCGGTGACTGATCCAATTGGTGCGGGATTAACTTCATCATTGGAAAAACCAGATAAAAATATTACTGGTACTAGTGATGAAATTCAAGTAGATAAAATTTTAAGTAAAGCATTAGAAGTTAATCCAGAAATGAAAACATTAGGAGTTATTTATAATAAAGGTGAAGCAAATTCGGTTACTAATATAAATAAAGCTAAAGCATTTTGTGAAAAAAATAATATTACTTTAGTAGAAGGAACAATTAGTGCTGTTAATGAAATTCAAAGTGCAATTGATGTTTTAGCTAGCAAAAGTGATGCAATTTTTGCTCCTAATGATAATATGGTAGCTAGTGCTATGGATATTGTTTCAAAAACATGTGTAGATGCTAAAGTACCATTGTATGTGGGGGCTGATTCAATGGTACAAGATGGTGGTTTTTTAAGTGTTGGAATTAATTATGAAGCTTTAGGTAAAGAAACTGCTAATATGGTTGATAAGGTTTTAAAAGGTGATAAAGTTGAAGATATTCCTGTTAAAGTTTTTAAAGATGATTTAAGTATCTATGTAAATAAAGGTATATTGGATCAACTTGAAATTAATTTACCAGATAGTATTAAAAATGATAAATCATATGTAGAAATGTAG